In Rhizorhabdus phycosphaerae, the genomic stretch TGAGCTTGCCGCCTTCATTGGTCTTGATGGCGATCCCGCCGTCGGCGATGCGGGACTTGTTCTGCGTGTTGACGCGGTAAGGATCCATCGATTCATAGAATCCTCCGAGGCGATAGGTGACGATGCCATTGGCATCGACCGGCCCGGTGGCTTCTGCCGAAATGCCGATGCGATCATAATTTCCGGCGGTCGCGACCATGCGCAGCGATGGCGTATCGGACGGCGTCTTCGAAACATAGTTGATGATGCCGCCCGGCGATCCGGGACCGAAGAATAGCCCCGCGGGGCCCTTGAGCACTTCGACCCGCTCGATGTTGAACAGTTGCGGGACGGAAAATCCGATGAAGGGATTGCCGCGCTGTCCGTCGTAGAAGGACTGGTCCTGCCTAAAGCCCCGGAAGGTCACGCCGGCATAGCTGAAGAAGCTGACGCCAGAGATATTGCGATAGATGTCGGTGGCGTCGCGGGCCCCCTGGTCTGCGAAAAGATCCGAATTGATGACCTGCAGCGCCTGCGGAATGTTCATGGGATCTTCGGCAGCCTTGCCGACCGTCGTTTCCTCAGCCCGGTAGAGGCGCTGGACGCGTCCGGTGACGATGATCGCGTCGCCGGGGCCGACGCCGATATCGCCGCCGGCGTTGGCGTCGAGTTCGCCGGCGAGTGTCGGGCATGCGCCCAGCGCAGCGGATGCAAGAAGGATGAAACGGCGCAAAGACAAACGGACCCCCTGAATATTCGCTAATGAGAACGAGTCGCATTATCTATTCAAGCGGCTTGTTACAAGCGGATAAGAGCTCGCTTTCCCTATGTGATGCGCAGTGGATGATCGAGGCGTTCAAGCGGCGCAGGGCGATTGTCGGGCATCAGTCATGCGTGTGCCGGCCGACCCGCGAAGTTGGTTGTCAGTTTGCAGCACTGGAACACATGGCGCGCGAGAATATCTGGCCAGTCCCGCCTCCGACTGCCAATCGCGTGTAGCGATAGCGTTACTCTACCACGCTGCCCCGCCGCAGGCCCATCTGTTCGGCGTAGTGCCGCCGGCATAGAGCTACGTAGCGCTCATTGCCGCCGATCTCGATCTGCTCGCCCTGTTTGACGGGGTAACCCTGATCGTCGATCCGGAGGTTCATCGTCGCCTTGCGACCGCAGGCGCAGATCGCTTTCAATTCGACCAGAGTGTCGGCAATCGCGAGCAGCGCCGCGCTGCCCGGGAAGAGCTTCGCCTGGAAGTCGGTCCGCAGGCCGTAGGCGACGACGGGGATATTGAGTTCGTCGCACACAGCCGCAAGCTGGAAGACCTGCGCACGGGTCAGCCACTGGGCTTCGTCGACGAGCACCGCATGAACGGGACTTTCGGCTATCTCGATGCCTACCTCCTCGAACAGGTCGGTATCCTCGTCGATCGCAGCGGCATGGGCGGAGAGCCCGATCCGCGACGTGATCTTGCCGGGCTCGAACCGGTCGTCGAAGGCGGCGGTGAAAAGCAGCGTCCGCATGCCCCGTTCACGATAGTTGAAGTCAGCCTGCAACAGGGTGGCCGACTTGCCCGCATTCATCGCGGCATAATAGAAATAGAGTTTCGCCATGTCCCCATCCTAGCGTCCGTCGGCGTCGCAGCAATCGTCGCGAGCGCCAACCCCCCGGCTGCCGACAGTAGCGGGGATTGGCTCGGCTTAAAGAGTCTTTGCTGGCGGAGGAGCCCCTTTCGGGGAATAGGCGGGCGGATGAGCTCCAATATCACCGGCGCGGCATCATCCGCCTTCGCGCACCTCCGGCGCGCCCTGGGACGGTTGGCCGGAGATCGCGCGACCAATGAGCGCATCGTGGCGGGGGTGGGTGCGTTCGTCGGGATCGCGGCCTTCGCCTGGTTGCTGCACCGGCTGGTCGGCAGCGGCCATGGGCCTTTGCTGATCGCGCCGGTGGGCGCCGCTGCGGTCCTCGTCTTCGCTGTTCCTGCAAGCCCTCTGGCCCAGCCCTGGGCCCTGTTCGGGGGCAATCTGGTGTCTGCGCTGATTGGAGTAACGGTCGCCCATATGGGGCTCGATCCGTGGCTGGCTGCCGGCCTGGCGGTCGGTGGCGCTATATGTGGCATGGCCTTGCTGCGTTGCCTTCATCCCCCTGGCGGAGCGGTCGCGCTGACCGCCGTGCTGGGAGCTCCGGAGACCATGGCGAGCGGCTATGCGTTCGTGGTGATGCCGGTGGCGGTGGGCACGCTGCTGCTGTTCCTCGCGGCCTGGGCCTATCACCGCTTTTCAGGGCACAGCTATCCGCATGTCGCGACGGCGCGCCCGGTGGCAGTCACCAGCCCCCTGGAGTTCACCCGGACTGATCTGCTGCGGGCAATAGACGACTATCCCGACCTGCTCGACGTCAATGTGGAGGATCTGGAACAGCTGCTTCATGCCGCCGAGACGCATGCGGTCGAGCGGCGTCG encodes the following:
- a CDS encoding thymidine kinase, which translates into the protein MAKLYFYYAAMNAGKSATLLQADFNYRERGMRTLLFTAAFDDRFEPGKITSRIGLSAHAAAIDEDTDLFEEVGIEIAESPVHAVLVDEAQWLTRAQVFQLAAVCDELNIPVVAYGLRTDFQAKLFPGSAALLAIADTLVELKAICACGRKATMNLRIDDQGYPVKQGEQIEIGGNERYVALCRRHYAEQMGLRRGSVVE
- a CDS encoding HPP family protein, which codes for MSSNITGAASSAFAHLRRALGRLAGDRATNERIVAGVGAFVGIAAFAWLLHRLVGSGHGPLLIAPVGAAAVLVFAVPASPLAQPWALFGGNLVSALIGVTVAHMGLDPWLAAGLAVGGAICGMALLRCLHPPGGAVALTAVLGAPETMASGYAFVVMPVAVGTLLLFLAAWAYHRFSGHSYPHVATARPVAVTSPLEFTRTDLLRAIDDYPDLLDVNVEDLEQLLHAAETHAVERRRAFR